A window from Agrobacterium tumefaciens encodes these proteins:
- a CDS encoding SDR family NAD(P)-dependent oxidoreductase — protein MELKHKTALVTGACGGIGRAVVMALVAQGARVIAFDRDIEAVTALAEGFGGACDPIAVDLGDAAALQAVMKDIAGRFEVIDILVNNAGVLSPHKLAATTLEEWHRLMAVNLDAALLLTQAVVPAMKENRWGRLINISSYAWKSGGLTAGTAYSVSKSAMVGLTYSSARELAPFGVTANAVAPAYVVSPMIMEQLSEEDRQRQLAAIPVGRFCQPEEVAHAVRFLASPLSGFMTGTVVDMNGGLQFG, from the coding sequence ATGGAACTGAAACACAAGACCGCGCTCGTGACGGGCGCGTGCGGCGGCATCGGCCGCGCCGTGGTTATGGCGCTGGTGGCGCAAGGGGCAAGGGTGATCGCCTTCGATCGCGATATCGAGGCTGTGACGGCACTCGCGGAGGGCTTTGGCGGTGCCTGCGATCCCATCGCCGTCGATCTGGGTGATGCGGCGGCGCTGCAGGCCGTCATGAAGGATATTGCTGGCCGTTTCGAGGTCATCGACATTCTCGTCAACAATGCCGGTGTGCTTTCACCGCACAAACTGGCCGCGACCACGCTTGAAGAATGGCACAGGCTGATGGCCGTCAATCTCGATGCCGCCCTGCTGCTGACGCAGGCCGTCGTTCCCGCCATGAAGGAAAACCGCTGGGGGCGGCTGATCAACATCTCGTCTTATGCATGGAAGTCAGGCGGCCTGACGGCGGGCACGGCCTATTCGGTGTCGAAATCGGCAATGGTAGGCCTCACCTATTCCTCCGCTCGTGAACTCGCGCCCTTCGGCGTCACTGCCAATGCGGTAGCGCCGGCCTATGTGGTTTCGCCGATGATCATGGAGCAATTATCGGAAGAAGACCGTCAGCGACAGCTCGCAGCCATTCCCGTCGGACGCTTCTGCCAGCCGGAGGAAGTGGCGCATGCCGTGCGGTTCCTTGCCTCGCCGCTGTCCGGCTTTATGACCGGAACGGTCGTTGACATGAATGGCGGCCTGCAATTCGGCTGA
- a CDS encoding aldo/keto reductase: MKTRKLGRTGLSLSELSFGAAGIGNLYRSVSREDAMATLQTTWDAGIRYFDTAPYYGQGLSERRIGDFLQTKPRDAFVLSTKVGRILKPAEEGVTPDYGFVEALPFVVEYDYSYDGIMRSHEQSLARLGLGSVDILYVHDLEVTTLGEEAYRHHFGIFTESGIEALHELKAKGKIGAFGLGVNEVPACLNLMEIDEIDCILLAGRYTLLDRSAAARLLGRCAETGTSLIIGGVFNSGILATGARPGATFNYVEAAPEVMERVRAMEAHAASHGVALAAAALHFPLQNADVASVLIGTAKPDSLRRNLSIFETAVPDAAWAGFDALALED; encoded by the coding sequence ATGAAGACCCGCAAACTTGGACGCACAGGACTGTCGCTGAGCGAGCTTTCCTTCGGCGCAGCCGGTATCGGCAATCTCTATCGCAGTGTCAGCCGCGAGGATGCGATGGCGACGCTGCAGACCACCTGGGACGCCGGTATCCGCTACTTCGATACCGCGCCCTATTACGGGCAGGGCCTTTCGGAGCGCCGTATCGGGGATTTCCTCCAGACGAAACCGCGTGATGCATTCGTGCTGTCCACCAAGGTCGGGCGGATCCTGAAGCCGGCTGAAGAGGGTGTCACACCGGATTACGGTTTCGTCGAAGCGCTACCTTTCGTGGTGGAATACGACTACAGCTATGATGGCATCATGCGCTCGCACGAGCAGAGCCTTGCCCGGCTTGGCCTCGGCTCCGTGGATATTCTCTATGTCCACGATCTGGAGGTGACCACTCTGGGAGAGGAAGCCTATCGCCATCATTTCGGGATATTCACCGAAAGCGGCATCGAGGCGCTGCACGAATTGAAGGCGAAAGGCAAGATCGGCGCGTTCGGCCTCGGCGTGAACGAGGTTCCGGCCTGCCTGAACCTGATGGAAATCGACGAAATCGACTGCATCCTTCTGGCGGGCCGCTATACGCTGCTCGACCGTTCGGCGGCAGCACGGCTGCTTGGGCGTTGTGCGGAAACCGGCACGTCGCTCATCATCGGCGGTGTCTTCAACTCGGGCATTCTTGCAACCGGGGCAAGGCCGGGTGCGACCTTCAATTACGTTGAGGCTGCACCTGAAGTCATGGAGCGGGTGCGCGCCATGGAGGCCCACGCCGCCAGCCACGGCGTGGCACTTGCGGCCGCGGCATTGCATTTTCCGCTGCAAAACGCCGATGTCGCCAGCGTGCTGATCGGCACGGCGAAACCGGACAGTCTCCGGCGCAATCTATCCATTTTCGAAACAGCCGTGCCGGACGCCGCCTGGGCGGGTTTTGACGCGCTCGCTCTTGAAGATTGA
- the mdoC gene encoding glucans biosynthesis protein MdoC, which produces MQPGKSDYEHYWDPLRALLMLLGIPYHASLLYSHVLPWDIKDFETSPLLSALGAALVTFRMPAFFLVAGYFSTMVIGKKGKMRWLRQRFLRLGLPFTVALLLLGPLQLFLLQLAGVAKGDIPVDHLLESLPGLLRPSEQWIMHLWFLPALIAYSVLLAALLFLAEHPPFTRVRNWFDRLQQRHTTLFFASLCALPVLWELMIYGSGLLAASSGSRLFLLYERASDPYARYLPFFLIGALLHRNRALFHQFRQTGLLTGIVALGSVGAAVTLRLQHPFSTSALLVLVSAIAAVAASRLLIDLACRYFDRPSALARRMTDASFTIYLFHHPLIYTFGILFILIALPPILEFAIIVTATTVTAYMLHQAIRRSPLALFLLNGIRRPRGVDDIGTQAGASQTLR; this is translated from the coding sequence ATGCAACCGGGCAAGTCAGACTATGAGCATTACTGGGACCCTCTCAGGGCGCTCCTGATGCTGCTCGGCATCCCCTATCACGCCTCCCTGCTCTACAGCCACGTTCTACCCTGGGACATCAAGGATTTCGAGACCAGCCCGCTTCTGAGTGCACTCGGTGCAGCACTCGTCACCTTCCGCATGCCGGCATTTTTTCTGGTGGCGGGATATTTCTCCACCATGGTCATCGGCAAGAAGGGCAAGATGCGCTGGCTGAGGCAGCGTTTCCTGCGCCTCGGCCTGCCCTTCACCGTGGCCCTGCTTCTCCTCGGACCATTGCAGTTGTTCCTGCTGCAGCTTGCCGGTGTCGCCAAAGGCGATATTCCTGTCGACCATCTGCTGGAGAGCCTGCCCGGCTTGCTGCGCCCGAGCGAACAGTGGATCATGCATCTGTGGTTCCTGCCGGCCCTCATTGCCTATTCGGTCCTGCTGGCAGCTCTCCTGTTTCTGGCGGAACACCCGCCATTTACCCGTGTCCGAAACTGGTTCGACAGGCTGCAGCAGCGGCACACCACCCTGTTTTTCGCATCACTCTGCGCCCTCCCGGTTCTGTGGGAGTTGATGATCTATGGTTCCGGCCTGCTGGCGGCAAGCAGCGGAAGCAGGCTTTTCCTTCTTTATGAGCGTGCCTCCGATCCCTATGCCCGCTACCTGCCCTTTTTCCTGATCGGCGCGCTGCTGCACCGTAATCGCGCTCTTTTTCACCAATTCCGCCAGACAGGTCTTCTCACCGGTATCGTCGCTTTGGGCAGTGTTGGCGCGGCGGTGACATTGCGCCTGCAACATCCCTTTTCGACTTCGGCCCTGCTGGTGCTGGTTTCTGCCATTGCGGCGGTGGCGGCGAGCCGCCTGTTGATCGACCTTGCCTGCCGCTATTTCGACAGGCCGAGCGCACTTGCGAGACGCATGACGGATGCGTCCTTCACCATATATCTGTTTCATCATCCGCTGATTTACACCTTTGGCATCCTCTTCATCCTGATAGCACTGCCGCCGATCCTGGAATTCGCGATCATCGTCACAGCCACCACGGTAACGGCCTATATGCTGCATCAGGCGATACGCCGGAGCCCGCTCGCGCTTTTCCTGCTCAACGGCATCCGCAGGCCACGCGGGGTGGACGATATCGGCACACAGGCCGGGGCCTCCCAAACCCTTCGTTAA
- a CDS encoding mannitol dehydrogenase family protein: protein MTNRLSSLALSHLPQDVLLPAYDRKAVTPGIVHLGVGAFHRAHQAVFIDDCLARGETGWGIVAASLRSPDTRDAIAPQNNLYTFCLRDGENETLRIVGSILETIVAPEEPERLLQAMADPRVRIVTLTVTEKGYLADLSAAALLRDHPDVVHDLEHPQRPRSALGFLLEATRRRRAAGAVPLTLLSCDNLPSNGRILHRLLVEMAGLADKDLAAFITENLSCPCVMVDRIVPATTATDRERVATRLGCEDAWPVIAEPYFRWVIEDRFPHGRPGIELSGAELVDDVEPYEHMKLRMLNGAHTAMAAIGQCSGLETIADIYADPRVRGYIDRYWREVGSTLSPAVSGPDYVAGLRLRFANPALRHRAAQIASDASQKVPQRILAPLAELRAAGAPDAAALFAVAMWIRSCAVLNERGEPITMADPAFAEWGTPTGNGEDTDAIIDRFLTFRRVFGPEWQNDGAFVTTLRAAYRDIVQYGALGAIERHFSEE, encoded by the coding sequence GTGACCAATCGTCTTTCTTCCCTTGCGCTCTCCCATCTGCCGCAAGACGTGCTTTTACCCGCCTATGACCGTAAAGCGGTTACACCGGGCATCGTCCATCTCGGCGTCGGCGCTTTTCACCGTGCTCATCAGGCCGTGTTCATCGATGATTGCCTCGCGCGCGGCGAAACGGGCTGGGGTATCGTCGCTGCCTCGCTGCGCAGCCCGGATACCCGTGATGCAATTGCGCCGCAGAACAATCTCTACACTTTCTGCCTGCGCGACGGCGAAAACGAGACGCTGCGGATCGTCGGCTCCATCCTCGAGACCATCGTTGCCCCGGAAGAGCCGGAACGGCTGCTGCAGGCCATGGCCGATCCGCGGGTCAGGATCGTCACTTTGACCGTCACGGAAAAAGGCTATCTCGCCGATCTGTCGGCGGCTGCGCTTCTTCGCGATCATCCCGATGTTGTTCATGATCTGGAACATCCGCAAAGGCCCCGTTCGGCGCTCGGTTTTCTGCTGGAAGCGACAAGGCGCCGGCGCGCCGCCGGGGCCGTGCCGCTGACGTTGCTCTCCTGCGATAATCTCCCGTCCAATGGCCGCATCCTGCACCGGCTTCTGGTGGAGATGGCTGGTCTGGCGGATAAGGACCTCGCTGCTTTCATTACGGAAAATCTCTCCTGCCCCTGTGTCATGGTGGACCGCATCGTGCCTGCGACCACCGCAACCGACCGCGAGCGGGTGGCGACGCGTCTCGGCTGCGAGGATGCCTGGCCGGTGATTGCGGAACCCTATTTCCGCTGGGTGATCGAGGATCGCTTTCCGCATGGCCGCCCCGGCATCGAGTTGTCGGGCGCCGAACTTGTCGATGATGTCGAGCCCTATGAGCATATGAAGCTCAGGATGCTGAACGGCGCCCACACGGCCATGGCTGCGATCGGGCAATGCAGCGGACTGGAGACGATCGCCGATATCTACGCCGATCCGCGGGTGCGCGGTTACATCGACCGTTACTGGCGGGAGGTCGGCTCGACCTTGAGCCCGGCCGTCAGCGGCCCGGACTATGTCGCCGGCCTGCGCCTGCGTTTTGCCAACCCGGCACTTCGCCACCGCGCCGCGCAGATCGCTTCGGACGCCTCACAGAAAGTGCCGCAACGCATTCTTGCACCGCTGGCGGAACTGCGTGCCGCAGGCGCGCCTGATGCGGCCGCCCTTTTTGCCGTCGCCATGTGGATACGATCCTGCGCGGTGCTGAACGAGCGGGGAGAGCCAATCACCATGGCCGATCCGGCTTTTGCGGAATGGGGCACTCCCACTGGCAACGGCGAGGACACGGACGCAATCATCGACCGGTTTTTAACGTTCCGTCGCGTCTTCGGGCCTGAATGGCAGAACGACGGAGCATTCGTCACGACGCTTCGGGCCGCCTATCGCGATATCGTCCAATACGGCGCGCTCGGCGCCATCGAACGGCATTTTTCGGAGGAGTAG
- the uppV gene encoding Wzx-type polysaccharide biosynthesis protein UppV produces the protein MAILNTAEKALPAGLRAKLAPLGAKVAVLLSGRDEVSRAQRMALVAFAVRIVSAGIAFISQIILARLMGEFEYGLFAFVWVLVILFGNLSCLGFHTTVIRFLPGYRLEEAHDKIMGLTSTARIFAMLAASALAIFGFVFLYFFGERIASYYLIPVALALFTLPMVALGDVLNGTARANGWAVSALSPTYIVRPVLILLFMLTAIGFGAAKTATTAMLMALLATYVTTLFHFAFMNRRLNQHFRSAARRVHFRHWIRFAFPMFLIDGIGFLMTNSDVVIVGLYLAPDQVGIYFAAAKTIVLMQFVFFSVQAAAAPRLAALMSANDRQGLAAFAGQAARWAFWPSLAVGSVVLLAGPFLLSLFGPGFVQGYQLMFFLFAGFLAKAMIGPGETLLNMAGKQKLCVVLYIIIFGCNIALNMALIPVYGLAGAAAAVAIAMCIEAVLLHIAIRRTLGIVLFAFNDPRAGQDTGKAV, from the coding sequence ATGGCTATCCTCAACACGGCGGAAAAAGCCTTACCCGCAGGCCTGCGCGCAAAGCTTGCGCCGCTGGGAGCGAAAGTCGCCGTCCTTCTTTCCGGAAGAGATGAGGTTTCGCGCGCGCAACGCATGGCGCTCGTCGCCTTTGCGGTGCGCATCGTCAGCGCCGGCATCGCCTTCATTTCCCAGATCATCCTTGCCCGCCTGATGGGTGAATTCGAATATGGCCTCTTTGCCTTTGTCTGGGTTCTGGTGATCCTGTTCGGCAACCTTTCCTGTCTCGGTTTTCATACGACCGTGATCCGATTTTTACCCGGCTACCGTCTGGAGGAGGCCCATGACAAAATCATGGGGCTGACGTCGACAGCCCGCATCTTCGCGATGCTTGCCGCCAGCGCGCTTGCAATTTTCGGTTTCGTTTTCCTGTATTTCTTCGGCGAGCGCATCGCTTCCTATTATCTCATCCCGGTTGCGCTCGCACTTTTCACCCTGCCGATGGTGGCGTTGGGCGATGTACTGAACGGCACCGCGCGTGCCAATGGCTGGGCCGTCTCCGCGCTCAGCCCCACCTATATCGTCCGTCCAGTACTGATCCTGCTGTTCATGCTGACCGCCATCGGTTTCGGCGCGGCAAAGACCGCAACGACCGCCATGCTGATGGCCCTCCTTGCCACCTATGTCACCACGCTTTTCCACTTCGCCTTCATGAACCGCCGGCTCAACCAGCATTTTCGCAGTGCTGCCCGCAGGGTTCATTTCCGTCACTGGATAAGGTTCGCCTTCCCGATGTTCCTGATCGATGGCATCGGTTTCCTGATGACCAATTCCGATGTGGTGATTGTCGGCCTCTACCTGGCACCCGATCAGGTCGGCATCTATTTTGCCGCGGCAAAAACCATCGTGCTGATGCAATTCGTTTTTTTCTCCGTGCAGGCGGCCGCTGCACCACGCCTCGCCGCCCTGATGTCGGCCAATGATCGCCAGGGGCTTGCGGCTTTCGCCGGCCAGGCCGCACGCTGGGCTTTCTGGCCATCGCTCGCCGTTGGTAGCGTGGTGCTTCTGGCCGGCCCGTTTCTGCTCTCGCTGTTCGGCCCGGGCTTCGTCCAGGGTTACCAGCTGATGTTCTTCCTTTTTGCCGGTTTCCTCGCCAAAGCGATGATCGGCCCGGGAGAAACCCTGCTGAATATGGCCGGCAAACAAAAACTTTGCGTTGTGCTTTATATAATCATCTTCGGTTGCAACATTGCACTCAACATGGCGCTCATTCCGGTCTATGGTCTGGCAGGGGCCGCGGCGGCGGTGGCAATAGCCATGTGCATAGAAGCTGTGCTATTGCATATTGCCATTCGCCGCACACTCGGGATCGTCCTTTTTGCCTTCAACGATCCCCGGGCGGGTCAAGACACTGGGAAGGCGGTGTAA
- a CDS encoding amidohydrolase family protein, with amino-acid sequence MDLIDTHQHLILRGKLGYAWTRGEPSLAGSFTRADYAALVEGSGVIGTIFMESGVDDGDYRAEARLIAGMVGEGALPMFGQIASCRPETDRGFDAWLEECRRLNVVGFRRILQVMPDDTSRAENYRRNVRKIGRAGWSVDLCFHSRQLAIAAELVRACPDVRFMLDHCGTPDIAGNDFPGWSERMTDLASLPNLSVKLSGVTAYCAPGKATLESVRPYVETVLNLFGPARMVWGGDWPVVDLGSGLPEWIAMTREFLSALSPDEQASIGHGNARRFYLAA; translated from the coding sequence ATGGACCTGATTGATACCCACCAGCATCTGATCTTGCGGGGCAAACTCGGTTATGCCTGGACGCGCGGGGAGCCGAGCCTTGCAGGAAGCTTCACCCGGGCGGATTATGCGGCCCTTGTCGAGGGCAGCGGCGTCATCGGCACGATCTTCATGGAGAGTGGGGTCGACGACGGCGATTATCGGGCGGAGGCCCGTCTTATCGCTGGCATGGTTGGGGAGGGCGCCTTGCCGATGTTCGGCCAGATCGCCAGCTGCCGGCCGGAGACGGACCGGGGTTTCGACGCCTGGCTGGAGGAGTGTCGCCGCCTCAACGTGGTCGGCTTCCGGCGTATCCTGCAAGTCATGCCCGACGATACCAGCCGTGCGGAAAACTACCGGCGGAACGTGCGCAAGATCGGAAGGGCCGGATGGTCGGTCGATCTGTGCTTTCACTCCCGCCAGCTCGCCATTGCCGCCGAGCTCGTCCGGGCCTGCCCCGACGTCCGCTTCATGCTCGACCATTGCGGCACGCCTGACATCGCCGGGAACGATTTTCCCGGCTGGAGCGAGCGCATGACCGATCTGGCCAGCCTGCCCAATCTCTCCGTCAAGCTCTCCGGTGTCACCGCCTATTGTGCGCCGGGGAAAGCGACGCTGGAAAGCGTGAGGCCTTATGTGGAAACCGTATTGAACCTGTTCGGCCCGGCAAGAATGGTCTGGGGCGGCGACTGGCCGGTGGTCGATCTCGGCTCCGGCTTGCCGGAATGGATCGCCATGACGAGGGAGTTTCTGTCGGCGCTTTCGCCGGATGAGCAGGCATCGATCGGTCACGGAAATGCCAGACGATTTTATCTGGCGGCGTAG
- a CDS encoding GNAT family N-acetyltransferase has product MSSDPKNPDFQDPRIAALMASAERDRPAADSSRRVGRDGREFCIYPGQLGYDMQEELDFLSNRVMEANVFFTGRLLAPAMPRIEDKSVRFALIRDENGARSRMRFLMPFTVEKPGFSIGPSIIRVWANPFGPLGTPLVDTEGAAETLDNLFDALSDPNMRLPNVLVLPDVRLEGPFARMFRAIALSRNLPVTTTSNYHRPMLESLLDGRAYLRNALAPHHLREMSRQWRQLEKLGSLSYSVTRQPKDVRYRMEEFLALEASGWKGRKRTALVNDRYRAAFAREAITNLAEADAVRIHTIDLNGSAIASMVVFITAGEAYTWKTAFDENYSQYSPGKLLVQKLTDWHLDDANILRSDSCAVPDHPIMSRFWQERQEMGTLVVGLTQNSDRDVRQVSTQVDMYRNTRNLARSLRQKILSFGRKGN; this is encoded by the coding sequence ATGTCCAGCGATCCAAAGAATCCGGATTTTCAGGACCCGCGCATCGCGGCGCTGATGGCGTCTGCGGAGCGTGATCGTCCCGCGGCAGACAGCAGCCGGCGCGTTGGACGCGATGGCCGGGAATTCTGCATCTATCCGGGTCAGCTCGGTTACGACATGCAGGAAGAACTCGACTTCCTGTCCAACCGCGTCATGGAGGCGAATGTCTTCTTCACCGGGCGGCTTCTCGCGCCCGCTATGCCGCGCATCGAAGACAAGTCCGTGCGCTTCGCCCTCATTCGCGACGAGAACGGCGCCAGAAGCCGCATGCGCTTTCTGATGCCCTTTACCGTGGAAAAGCCGGGTTTTTCCATCGGTCCTTCCATCATTCGCGTCTGGGCAAATCCGTTCGGGCCGCTCGGCACGCCGCTGGTCGATACCGAAGGGGCGGCTGAAACCCTCGATAATCTCTTCGACGCCCTTTCCGACCCGAACATGCGTCTGCCGAATGTTCTTGTCCTGCCGGATGTGCGGCTGGAAGGGCCGTTTGCGCGCATGTTCAGGGCCATCGCGCTCAGCCGCAACCTGCCGGTGACGACAACGAGCAATTATCACCGTCCGATGCTGGAAAGTCTCCTTGATGGCAGGGCCTATCTGCGCAACGCCCTTGCGCCACACCACCTGCGCGAAATGAGCAGGCAGTGGCGTCAGCTCGAAAAGCTTGGGTCCCTCTCCTACAGCGTGACCCGCCAGCCGAAGGATGTGCGCTACCGCATGGAGGAATTTCTGGCGCTGGAGGCGAGTGGCTGGAAGGGCCGCAAACGCACCGCGCTGGTCAACGACCGGTATCGCGCCGCCTTCGCCCGTGAGGCGATCACCAACCTGGCCGAAGCCGATGCCGTTCGTATCCACACCATCGATCTCAATGGCAGCGCCATCGCATCCATGGTGGTCTTCATCACGGCCGGCGAAGCCTATACGTGGAAAACCGCCTTCGACGAAAACTATTCGCAATATTCGCCCGGCAAGCTGCTGGTGCAGAAACTGACAGACTGGCATCTGGACGACGCCAATATTCTGCGCAGCGACAGCTGCGCGGTGCCAGATCATCCGATTATGAGCCGCTTCTGGCAGGAACGACAGGAAATGGGCACCCTGGTCGTCGGCCTGACCCAGAACAGCGACCGCGACGTGCGGCAGGTTTCCACGCAGGTGGACATGTACCGCAACACCCGCAACCTCGCCCGCAGCCTGCGGCAAAAGATCCTGTCCTTCGGACGCAAGGGCAACTGA
- a CDS encoding GntR family transcriptional regulator, with protein MTKNTSAGFAGRGGHQEASGPGIESVELVVNRYGSVADQVHAALREAIVEVRLAPGAPISENSICRQFSVSRTPVRAAIQRLSEEGLVDVYPQLGSFVAPIRLGEIQDSHFIRRSLEVALLREVAPRWTKEMSRTMRDVIAEQERVIAANDANGFFHADEAFHRLLGTFSGREGVWQAILAAKVTLSRFHRYWAKPERLPAVIEEHLAVVDALDRGDADGAEKALVTHLDMVFVIYEQLPEEERKHLSI; from the coding sequence ATGACGAAAAACACCAGTGCCGGCTTTGCCGGACGCGGCGGCCATCAGGAGGCCTCAGGCCCGGGAATCGAAAGCGTGGAGCTCGTGGTCAATCGCTATGGCTCCGTGGCCGATCAGGTTCACGCGGCGCTGCGCGAAGCGATTGTCGAGGTCCGCCTCGCGCCCGGTGCGCCGATCAGCGAGAACTCCATCTGCCGTCAGTTTTCCGTGTCACGCACGCCGGTGCGCGCGGCCATCCAGCGCCTGTCGGAAGAAGGGCTTGTGGATGTCTATCCGCAACTCGGCAGCTTTGTTGCACCGATCAGGCTCGGTGAAATTCAGGACAGCCATTTTATCCGCCGTTCGCTCGAAGTGGCGCTGCTACGCGAGGTCGCGCCGCGATGGACGAAAGAGATGAGCCGGACAATGCGGGATGTCATCGCCGAGCAGGAAAGGGTCATCGCCGCCAATGACGCCAACGGCTTTTTCCATGCCGACGAGGCGTTTCACCGGTTGCTCGGCACGTTTTCCGGCCGCGAGGGCGTCTGGCAGGCAATCCTTGCCGCCAAGGTGACGCTTTCGCGGTTCCATCGTTATTGGGCGAAACCCGAGCGCCTGCCCGCCGTGATCGAGGAGCACCTGGCGGTCGTCGACGCCCTCGACCGGGGCGATGCCGACGGCGCGGAAAAGGCTCTGGTGACACATCTGGATATGGTTTTCGTGATCTACGAACAGCTGCCCGAAGAAGAGCGCAAGCATTTGTCCATTTGA
- the uppQ gene encoding polysaccharide biosynthesis GNAT family N-acetyltransferase UppQ, whose product MRALSRNLLLSACLILPVNAHALDIGIGGENGVNASVGGNGSGGLGVDASVGGSGGVNASADVGGRSGGGLGADVNASVGGSNGVNADVNASVGGSSGVNAGVNASVGGSNGVNANVGANVGGSRGLGVDVGLGIGGSRSPGNPGNPNNPNNPGNPNNPQNPGNVSPGAMRNAIQAYNDMSRTEQIKLARRCVDILGGGYDAALTQLCKMIRTASR is encoded by the coding sequence ATGAGGGCTCTTTCTCGCAATTTGTTACTGTCTGCCTGCCTGATCTTGCCGGTCAATGCCCATGCACTGGATATCGGGATCGGTGGAGAGAATGGGGTTAATGCCAGCGTGGGTGGTAACGGTAGCGGTGGTCTCGGGGTCGACGCTTCCGTTGGCGGTAGCGGCGGTGTCAATGCCAGCGCGGATGTCGGCGGCCGGAGCGGCGGCGGGCTGGGCGCGGATGTCAACGCTTCGGTCGGTGGCAGCAATGGGGTCAATGCGGATGTCAACGCATCCGTTGGTGGTTCCAGCGGGGTCAATGCCGGCGTGAATGCCTCCGTTGGCGGCTCCAACGGAGTCAACGCCAATGTCGGAGCCAATGTCGGCGGATCACGCGGTCTGGGCGTTGATGTCGGACTTGGCATTGGCGGTTCTCGTTCGCCGGGCAATCCCGGCAATCCTAACAATCCTAACAATCCTGGCAATCCAAACAATCCGCAAAATCCCGGCAACGTATCGCCCGGCGCCATGCGCAATGCCATACAGGCCTATAACGACATGTCACGGACCGAGCAGATCAAACTCGCGCGTCGCTGTGTCGATATTCTGGGTGGCGGATATGATGCAGCCCTGACGCAATTGTGCAAGATGATCCGGACGGCCTCGCGCTGA
- the uxuA gene encoding mannonate dehydratase — translation MKETWRWFGESDPITLEHVRQTGASGVVTALHQIPDGTAWPAEEIAKRKAMIEAAGLEWSVCESIPMEQSIKRGDADASKAIARWKDTLVRLGRAGVPVVCYNFMPVVDWTRTNLRWQARNTGLALRFEMADFVAYDVFILKRARAAENYDPALVARAEARFAKMSEEEQSLLERNIIAGLPGGALVQTRQSIAALIASFDGIDSATMQGNLLAFLREVVPVAEEVGVHLGIHPDDPPFSLFGLPRVVSTPADIRAILSAVESPNNGITLCTGSYGARSDNDLVAMAQEFASRINFAHLRNVTVEADGSFFEDDHLDGGTDMIGVIEALLREERAAARAGRRTDIPMRPDHGHLLGDDITKKTNPGYSYIGRMKGLGELRGVIRTVERQLRREEAAA, via the coding sequence ATGAAGGAAACCTGGCGCTGGTTCGGTGAATCGGACCCGATCACCCTTGAGCATGTGCGGCAGACGGGTGCGAGCGGCGTTGTGACGGCGCTGCACCAGATTCCCGACGGCACCGCGTGGCCGGCGGAAGAGATCGCCAAACGCAAGGCGATGATCGAGGCGGCCGGTCTGGAATGGAGTGTCTGCGAATCCATTCCGATGGAACAGTCCATCAAGCGCGGCGACGCCGATGCTTCGAAGGCGATCGCGCGCTGGAAGGATACGCTCGTCCGTCTCGGCCGCGCCGGCGTTCCCGTCGTTTGCTATAATTTCATGCCTGTCGTGGACTGGACGCGCACGAATCTGCGCTGGCAGGCGCGCAACACCGGATTGGCGCTGCGCTTCGAAATGGCGGATTTCGTCGCCTATGACGTCTTCATCCTGAAGCGTGCCCGTGCGGCCGAAAATTACGATCCCGCACTGGTGGCGCGGGCTGAAGCGCGTTTCGCGAAAATGAGCGAAGAGGAGCAGTCGCTTCTGGAGCGCAACATCATCGCCGGTCTGCCGGGCGGCGCGCTGGTGCAGACGCGCCAATCCATCGCCGCGCTGATTGCTTCATTCGATGGTATCGACAGCGCGACCATGCAGGGCAATCTTCTCGCCTTTCTGCGGGAGGTCGTGCCGGTGGCGGAAGAGGTGGGCGTGCATCTCGGCATCCACCCGGATGATCCGCCATTCTCCCTGTTCGGCCTGCCGCGCGTGGTCTCAACACCTGCCGATATCCGCGCCATCCTGTCGGCCGTTGAAAGCCCGAACAACGGCATCACCCTCTGCACCGGCTCCTACGGTGCCCGCAGCGATAATGATCTCGTGGCAATGGCACAGGAATTCGCATCCCGCATCAATTTCGCCCATCTGCGCAATGTCACCGTCGAAGCAGATGGTTCTTTCTTCGAGGACGATCATCTGGATGGCGGAACCGACATGATCGGCGTCATCGAGGCGCTGTTGCGCGAGGAGCGGGCCGCCGCCCGGGCCGGCCGAAGGACCGATATTCCGATGCGGCCGGACCACGGCCATCTGCTGGGCGACGACATCACCAAAAAGACCAACCCCGGATATTCCTATATCGGCCGCATGAAGGGTCTGGGCGAACTCCGTGGTGTCATCCGAACCGTCGAGCGCCAGCTGCGGCGCGAGGAGGCTGCCGCATGA